A window of the Desulforapulum autotrophicum HRM2 genome harbors these coding sequences:
- a CDS encoding alpha/beta fold hydrolase yields the protein MGNDGFDIDWFYGAHGHRLRYGRLDGSDTGANKVVLLLNGRSEFLEKYVEVAEELVSRGYTVLSFDWRGQGLSVRELENRQKGYVKTFEDYLADLAVFYRQIVIPLDFPVTLLAHSMGGHLGLRFMHDNPHAFSRAVLVSPMIDIVTLPFPSFAARRIAKIACAAGFGEAYVLGGTNYAPGKVCFDTNRLTHDLERFNHEERLIAQIPDLALGDVTYAWLKAAFDSIQLLKVKSYAGQIGTPVMLVSADEDRVVSIAAQRRMARDLPDCRLVCLPNARHEILHETDGIRRAFWKHFDAFTA from the coding sequence ATGGGTAACGACGGATTTGACATTGACTGGTTCTATGGTGCCCATGGCCATCGGTTGCGGTATGGTCGGCTGGATGGTTCTGATACAGGGGCAAACAAGGTTGTTCTCCTCCTGAACGGAAGGTCCGAGTTTCTTGAGAAATATGTCGAAGTTGCAGAAGAACTTGTTTCAAGGGGTTACACGGTTTTAAGTTTTGACTGGCGGGGGCAGGGGTTGTCCGTTCGAGAGCTTGAAAACCGGCAAAAGGGATATGTTAAAACCTTTGAGGATTATCTTGCGGATCTTGCCGTTTTTTACCGGCAGATCGTCATTCCCCTTGATTTTCCCGTCACACTTCTGGCCCACTCCATGGGCGGTCACCTGGGCCTGAGATTCATGCACGACAACCCCCATGCCTTTTCCAGGGCCGTTCTTGTCTCTCCCATGATTGATATTGTCACTTTGCCCTTTCCTTCCTTTGCAGCAAGGCGTATTGCAAAAATCGCCTGTGCTGCAGGATTTGGCGAGGCCTATGTCCTGGGCGGAACCAATTACGCCCCGGGCAAAGTTTGTTTTGATACCAATCGGTTGACCCATGACCTGGAGCGGTTCAACCATGAAGAACGACTCATCGCACAAATACCGGACCTTGCCCTGGGGGATGTGACCTATGCATGGCTCAAGGCTGCCTTTGACTCGATTCAACTGCTCAAGGTAAAATCATATGCCGGGCAGATTGGGACGCCGGTGATGCTTGTCAGTGCAGACGAGGACAGGGTGGTATCGATCGCGGCTCAGCGGCGCATGGCAAGGGACTTGCCGGACTGCCGGTTAGTTTGTCTGCCCAATGCCCGTCACGAGATTCTCCATGAGACAGACGGAATCCGAAGGGCCTTCTGGAAGCATTTTGATGCTTTTACTGCCTGA
- a CDS encoding formylglycine-generating enzyme family protein, with protein sequence MAQRIQSGCTLFLTLFCLFFPVKAMGEMVTNSLGMRFIAVPPGRFTMGSPTSEPGRERVETLHTVVISKGFYIQETEVTQGQWKRLVGFNPSAFPKCGENCPVDTVSWEQCMEFIRVLNQYEQTTKYRLPTEAEWEYACRAGSTTAFTSGPLTQTTCKPLDPALDSVGWYCANSGYKNPPDDLRPHPVKTKKPNNWGIYDMHGNVQEWCLDACKWRDLFRGRVGATTDTYRDNIVDPLSTKGDRRIFRGGGWHQTPKYCRSAYRSYYKPVAKRNSLGFRIVKER encoded by the coding sequence ATGGCACAGCGCATACAATCCGGATGCACCCTATTTTTGACCCTCTTCTGCCTTTTTTTCCCCGTCAAAGCCATGGGTGAGATGGTGACCAATTCCCTCGGGATGCGGTTCATTGCCGTTCCACCGGGCCGATTTACCATGGGAAGCCCAACGTCTGAGCCAGGCCGTGAAAGGGTGGAAACCCTTCATACTGTCGTGATCTCAAAAGGATTTTACATCCAGGAGACAGAGGTGACCCAGGGCCAGTGGAAACGACTGGTGGGGTTCAATCCGTCAGCCTTTCCAAAATGCGGAGAGAACTGCCCTGTGGACACGGTTTCATGGGAACAATGCATGGAATTCATCCGGGTGCTCAACCAATATGAACAAACGACAAAATACCGCCTGCCCACGGAAGCCGAATGGGAGTATGCGTGCAGGGCCGGCAGCACAACGGCCTTTACCAGCGGCCCCCTCACGCAAACCACCTGCAAGCCCCTTGATCCTGCCCTGGACAGCGTGGGGTGGTACTGCGCAAATTCCGGGTATAAAAATCCCCCGGACGATCTTCGGCCCCATCCGGTGAAGACCAAAAAACCCAACAACTGGGGCATATACGACATGCATGGTAACGTTCAGGAATGGTGCCTTGACGCCTGCAAATGGCGGGATCTTTTCAGGGGACGGGTGGGAGCCACCACAGACACCTATCGAGACAATATTGTGGATCCGCTGTCAACCAAAGGAGATCGCAGAATCTTCAGGGGCGGCGGCTGGCACCAGACGCCGAAATACTGCCGAAGCGCCTACCGAAGCTACTATAAACCCGTTGCAAAAAGAAACAGCCTGGGTTTCCGCATCGTCAAAGAACGGTGA
- a CDS encoding LysM peptidoglycan-binding domain-containing protein, translating into MVKANDTKDNPPSTFGARQNLRTTGDDEPEKTTSLLKKSDLSVVLIGAGIITVIVFILFFMTGRDEPIDATPAPGSDIQSLEARLTSLESLVAGLEKDAGSTPVSPPSLDSYKARVERVEAALSMKFDLVSNRLTVLERRIDGFDRRLDSQVKSSSPPKAAAVKTPSVKKAISKSVPSKAVAAAVVHKVKKGETLYSISRQYNTTVAKLRTLNHLTDKTDIFPGDDLVVK; encoded by the coding sequence ATGGTAAAGGCAAATGATACAAAGGATAATCCCCCGTCAACATTTGGGGCAAGGCAGAACCTGAGGACAACCGGGGACGATGAGCCGGAAAAAACAACATCTCTTCTAAAAAAGAGTGACCTGTCGGTTGTTTTAATCGGGGCAGGTATCATCACCGTGATTGTGTTTATTTTGTTTTTCATGACAGGCCGGGACGAGCCCATTGATGCCACCCCCGCCCCCGGGAGTGACATTCAATCCCTTGAGGCGCGCTTGACAAGTCTTGAATCCCTTGTGGCCGGGCTGGAAAAAGATGCCGGGTCCACGCCTGTTTCCCCCCCCTCCCTTGATTCCTACAAGGCAAGGGTTGAAAGGGTCGAAGCGGCCCTTTCAATGAAGTTTGATCTTGTTTCAAACCGGCTTACGGTTCTTGAGCGGCGAATAGACGGGTTTGACAGGCGTCTTGACTCCCAGGTTAAATCCAGTTCCCCCCCAAAGGCGGCTGCGGTTAAAACCCCTTCCGTTAAAAAGGCCATATCAAAATCCGTGCCCTCAAAAGCGGTCGCAGCGGCCGTTGTCCATAAGGTCAAAAAGGGAGAGACCTTGTACAGCATCAGTAGACAGTACAACACTACAGTGGCAAAGCTCAGAACCCTTAATCATTTGACGGACAAGACAGACATCTTTCCCGGGGATGATCTTGTGGTTAAGTAG
- the trpCF gene encoding bifunctional indole-3-glycerol-phosphate synthase TrpC/phosphoribosylanthranilate isomerase TrpF, with protein sequence MAVTGFLKQVKDLKQQEVAHLTAKVDMGSLRALAESATPAGNFLTALGQSTPAKVGIIAEIKKASPSKGPIRPDLDPFEHARRYTRGGARAISVLTESNFFKGSLADLEAVRRATHLPILRKDFIFSEFQIYEARVAGANAVLLITPLMDPGELAAYIALAREIGMEPLVEINSERQFETAAKAGATLIGINNRNLETLETDLKVAQRLAPFFSQDLIPVAASGISARSDIEAGIGSGIVNFLVGESIVRAQDTEAFIGELLGETDRDTAAQTPLVKICGLTDPDEAVQCQGLGADAIGLVFYEKSPRHLSIEQAQKITRALPRETITVGVFVNADHGYIMERVTACNLRAVQLHGQESPELVKALARSGIWVIKTLFAQQQPGFDMARAYEDAWGFLVEDGRGTLPGGNARPWEWNRAARMETTARTRLILAGGLDPDNVQQAVNDVGPDMVDVSSGVERAYGKKDLKLVKKFIQAVKGTAKV encoded by the coding sequence ATGGCAGTCACAGGTTTTTTAAAACAGGTGAAGGACCTTAAGCAGCAGGAGGTTGCACACCTTACCGCTAAGGTTGACATGGGCAGTCTAAGGGCCCTGGCTGAATCGGCAACGCCTGCTGGCAACTTTCTAACAGCCCTGGGTCAAAGCACCCCGGCAAAAGTCGGCATCATCGCTGAGATAAAAAAAGCATCCCCTTCAAAGGGCCCCATCAGACCGGACCTTGATCCCTTTGAACATGCCCGGCGCTACACCCGGGGAGGGGCCCGGGCCATCTCAGTTCTGACCGAATCAAATTTTTTCAAGGGCAGCCTTGCCGACCTTGAAGCGGTAAGAAGGGCCACCCATCTGCCCATCCTCAGGAAAGACTTTATCTTTTCCGAGTTCCAGATTTACGAGGCAAGGGTCGCAGGGGCTAATGCCGTGCTTCTCATCACCCCCCTCATGGATCCGGGCGAGCTTGCGGCCTACATAGCACTTGCACGGGAAATAGGCATGGAACCCCTGGTTGAGATCAACTCGGAACGCCAATTTGAAACCGCGGCCAAGGCCGGTGCCACCCTCATCGGGATCAACAACCGCAACCTTGAAACCCTGGAGACCGATCTTAAAGTGGCCCAACGCCTGGCCCCCTTTTTCTCCCAGGACCTGATTCCCGTTGCGGCAAGCGGAATTTCAGCCAGAAGCGATATCGAAGCAGGCATTGGTTCGGGAATTGTCAATTTCCTGGTGGGAGAAAGTATTGTAAGGGCCCAGGACACTGAAGCGTTTATCGGTGAACTCCTTGGAGAAACCGACCGGGACACAGCCGCCCAAACGCCCCTGGTAAAAATCTGCGGATTGACTGATCCGGATGAGGCGGTCCAATGCCAGGGCCTTGGCGCAGACGCCATTGGCCTTGTGTTTTACGAAAAAAGCCCCCGTCACCTTTCCATTGAACAGGCCCAAAAGATTACCCGTGCCCTGCCCCGGGAAACCATCACCGTGGGGGTCTTTGTCAATGCAGACCATGGATATATCATGGAAAGAGTCACAGCCTGCAATCTCAGGGCCGTCCAGCTACACGGCCAGGAAAGCCCCGAACTTGTCAAGGCCCTTGCCCGGTCCGGCATTTGGGTCATCAAGACCCTTTTTGCCCAGCAGCAGCCCGGGTTTGACATGGCAAGGGCCTATGAAGATGCCTGGGGCTTTCTTGTGGAAGACGGCAGGGGAACCCTGCCTGGGGGCAATGCGCGGCCCTGGGAGTGGAACAGGGCCGCCAGAATGGAAACAACGGCCAGGACCCGATTGATCCTTGCCGGTGGGCTTGACCCCGACAATGTTCAGCAGGCCGTTAACGACGTTGGACCGGACATGGTGGACGTAAGCTCAGGGGTTGAACGCGCCTATGGCAAAAAGGACCTCAAACTGGTGAAAAAATTCATCCAGGCAGTCAAAGGAACAGCCAAAGTATAG
- the trpD gene encoding anthranilate phosphoribosyltransferase: MAFTNHLNQIIRRVDLTADAMASMVSEIFSGTITNAQIGAFMAALATKRETADELYGAALAMRRKAAKIQTLEKKCVDTCGTGGDASGSFNVSTTTAFVVAGCGVTVAKHGNRSISSKCGSADLLEALGVVIDLDPEIVEEAVNEIGIGFLFAPRFHGAMRHAAGARKEVGIRSIFNMLGPLTNPAAASCQLLGVFDPKLTEMFAQTLKLLGTHRALVVHGHDGMDEITVCAPTRVSELKDGMIRSYDLDPLDFFDHYADPSELKGGDPAMNAAITTAILKGEKGARRNIVLINSAAALMATDSVEDLAQGIKMAETAIDSGRAMDKLGQLVTFTRENS, translated from the coding sequence ATGGCATTCACAAATCATCTCAATCAAATCATCAGGAGAGTGGACCTGACCGCCGACGCCATGGCGTCCATGGTGTCGGAAATTTTCTCCGGCACCATCACCAACGCCCAGATCGGAGCCTTCATGGCAGCCCTGGCCACCAAACGAGAGACTGCGGACGAGCTTTACGGTGCAGCCCTGGCCATGCGAAGAAAGGCTGCAAAGATCCAGACCCTGGAAAAAAAATGCGTTGACACCTGCGGCACGGGCGGGGACGCCTCAGGTTCGTTCAACGTTTCCACGACCACGGCCTTTGTGGTGGCAGGATGCGGCGTCACCGTTGCAAAGCACGGCAACAGGAGCATCTCAAGCAAGTGCGGCAGCGCCGACCTTCTTGAAGCCCTGGGGGTGGTCATTGACCTTGACCCTGAAATCGTTGAAGAAGCCGTAAACGAAATCGGCATCGGTTTTCTGTTTGCCCCCAGGTTTCACGGGGCCATGCGCCATGCGGCTGGGGCAAGAAAAGAGGTGGGCATCAGGAGCATATTCAACATGCTCGGACCGTTAACCAACCCGGCAGCGGCAAGCTGCCAGCTCCTCGGCGTGTTTGATCCAAAACTCACCGAAATGTTTGCCCAGACCCTCAAGCTTCTGGGCACCCACAGGGCCCTTGTGGTCCACGGCCACGACGGCATGGACGAAATCACCGTGTGTGCCCCCACAAGGGTGAGTGAACTCAAAGATGGCATGATCCGCTCCTACGACCTCGATCCCCTTGACTTTTTTGACCACTATGCCGATCCCTCAGAACTTAAGGGGGGAGATCCAGCCATGAACGCAGCCATAACCACCGCCATCCTGAAGGGTGAAAAGGGAGCAAGGCGCAACATCGTTCTCATCAATTCGGCCGCGGCCCTCATGGCCACAGACAGCGTCGAGGATCTGGCCCAGGGCATCAAAATGGCTGAAACGGCCATTGATTCAGGCCGTGCCATGGACAAGCTCGGGCAGCTGGTCACATTCACCAGGGAGAACAGTTAG
- a CDS encoding anthranilate synthase component II — MLVAMIDNYDSFTFNLVHYLRQTGATVEVFRNDETTIEALGAMGLDAIVVSPGPGRPEGAGISLDVFRHFSGKLPLLGVCLGHQSLAASFGAKIVPAKAIMHGKTSSVTANGTGIFKGLNKPFAAMRYHSLAVSKQGLPDCLEITAETADGEIMGLAHKTHPTQGVQFHPESIMTTVGKRLIRNFIKGI, encoded by the coding sequence ATGTTAGTTGCCATGATCGACAACTATGACTCGTTCACCTTTAACCTGGTCCACTACCTGAGGCAGACCGGAGCAACCGTGGAGGTGTTCAGAAACGATGAAACAACCATTGAGGCACTTGGGGCCATGGGACTGGATGCCATTGTGGTCTCACCAGGCCCGGGTCGACCCGAAGGGGCCGGCATCAGCCTGGATGTATTCCGCCATTTTTCCGGTAAGCTGCCCCTGCTTGGGGTCTGCCTCGGCCACCAAAGCCTGGCCGCATCCTTTGGCGCAAAAATCGTACCGGCAAAGGCCATCATGCACGGCAAAACCTCGTCAGTCACGGCAAACGGCACCGGGATATTCAAGGGACTCAACAAACCCTTTGCCGCCATGCGCTACCACTCCCTTGCCGTTTCAAAGCAGGGCCTGCCCGACTGCCTTGAGATAACGGCAGAAACAGCGGACGGCGAAATCATGGGACTTGCCCACAAAACCCACCCCACCCAGGGGGTTCAGTTTCATCCAGAATCCATCATGACAACCGTGGGAAAACGACTCATCAGAAACTTTATCAAGGGGATATGA
- a CDS encoding anthranilate synthase component I family protein — translation MILDQFPSRDRFIELAKTSNVVPLCTQILADTETPVSILEKFYHKDASLFLLESVEGGEHWARYSFLGIGAHSEVCVFSDHVRVESQGKTQTIPHNNAPLTVLRKLTQAYTPCEMPELPRFWGGLTGYFTYEMVGFFEKIPVALPPDTPYARFIIPDAMVIFDTLKHTLTLVKIVYLEDNQDRGAAFESAKTDLDALLEKISVPKTTTQALRGSGQTPGFLPLMDPATYIEGVKAIKKKIVEGEIIQAVFSQPYVCKAPVDPVTLYRAQRYINPSPYMFFMNFKGTTIAGSSPETMVRLEGGTATLRPIAGTRPRGATEQTDRNLADELLKDEKERAEHLMLVDLGRNDLGRVAETGSVQVTELMVVERYSHVMHLVSNIRCDLLEDLDAWDLLRATFPAGTLSGAPKVRAMEILAALENRPRGIYGGAAGYISFSGNMDLAITIRTAVIEDDRVTVQAGAGIVADSDPQKELEECRNKAKSVERAMSLALKGGAPC, via the coding sequence ATGATTCTAGACCAATTCCCGAGCAGGGATCGATTTATTGAGCTTGCAAAAACCAGCAACGTTGTTCCCCTCTGTACCCAGATCCTCGCAGATACGGAAACCCCCGTCTCTATCCTTGAAAAATTCTACCACAAGGACGCCTCGTTATTTCTCCTGGAAAGCGTTGAAGGTGGAGAACACTGGGCACGGTACAGCTTTCTCGGCATCGGGGCCCACAGTGAGGTCTGCGTTTTTTCAGACCATGTCCGGGTCGAGTCCCAGGGGAAGACGCAAACCATCCCCCACAACAACGCCCCCCTCACCGTATTAAGGAAGCTGACCCAGGCCTACACCCCCTGTGAAATGCCTGAACTGCCACGATTCTGGGGCGGACTGACCGGGTATTTCACCTACGAGATGGTCGGATTTTTTGAAAAAATTCCCGTGGCGCTTCCCCCTGACACCCCCTACGCCCGTTTCATCATTCCCGATGCCATGGTCATCTTTGACACCCTTAAGCACACCCTGACCCTTGTAAAAATCGTCTATCTTGAAGATAACCAGGACAGGGGCGCAGCCTTTGAATCGGCCAAAACAGACCTTGATGCCCTGCTAGAGAAAATCAGCGTCCCAAAAACAACCACACAAGCCCTCCGGGGCTCCGGTCAGACGCCCGGCTTTCTCCCACTGATGGATCCTGCCACTTATATTGAAGGGGTGAAAGCCATCAAGAAAAAAATCGTTGAGGGTGAGATCATCCAAGCTGTCTTTTCCCAGCCCTATGTCTGCAAAGCCCCGGTTGATCCCGTTACCCTCTACCGGGCCCAGCGCTACATAAACCCCTCTCCCTACATGTTTTTCATGAATTTCAAGGGAACCACCATCGCGGGTTCATCCCCGGAAACCATGGTCCGCTTGGAGGGAGGCACGGCAACCCTGCGGCCCATTGCCGGAACCCGGCCAAGGGGTGCAACAGAACAGACGGACAGGAACCTTGCAGACGAACTGCTCAAAGATGAAAAGGAGAGGGCAGAGCACCTCATGCTCGTTGATCTTGGGCGAAACGACCTTGGCAGGGTTGCCGAAACCGGCAGTGTCCAGGTCACCGAACTCATGGTGGTGGAACGATACTCCCACGTCATGCACCTTGTCTCGAACATCCGTTGCGACCTGCTTGAAGACCTTGACGCCTGGGACCTTTTACGGGCAACCTTTCCTGCGGGCACCCTTTCAGGGGCCCCCAAGGTCCGAGCCATGGAAATTCTGGCAGCACTTGAAAACCGGCCAAGGGGTATCTACGGCGGAGCTGCAGGATATATTTCCTTTTCAGGCAACATGGATCTTGCCATCACCATCCGGACAGCCGTAATCGAGGACGACCGGGTGACGGTACAGGCCGGGGCCGGTATTGTGGCAGATTCTGATCCCCAAAAAGAACTTGAAGAATGCAGGAACAAGGCAAAAAGCGTCGAGCGGGCCATGTCCCTTGCCCTTAAAGGAGGTGCCCCATGTTAG
- a CDS encoding B12-binding domain-containing radical SAM protein, with amino-acid sequence MLLIYPPWGKACEPPAGVALLAGALKRHNLACTVIDANLEAQIVFARANNHPSDRWTKRAVAHLDRNLADIRNPALYNAIDRYRQRVMDLNRVVSSPLDSRYRLTLADYGDGLLSPVNSRDLLASAQTFSDNPFFSYFETLIAPRIESIRPLFIGISVCFLSQALTAFALAGWIRSRFPDIKIIMGGGLVTSWMSSPLWNNPFESLVDLMVKGNGERALLELFGVQPDIKERYTPDFDFCDWDGYLAPGRILPLRTATGCYWSKCRFCPETAEGGRYRPERNQDILEDLTALCRRHRPDHVHFVDDALSPSFLRSMAGHTFPFTWYGFVRFTRDLTDPVFCSALYRSGCRMLKLGLESGDQTVLDRMGKGTDLKLAARVLAALKQAKITTYVYLLFGTNFETESAAEKTLDFVVDHSREIGFLNTAIFNLPRFSEDAALLETDDFYAGDLSLYLSFTHPLGWDRRKVRHFLERRFKKHPAIAPILRRDPPFFTSNHAMFIRT; translated from the coding sequence TTGCTGCTGATTTATCCCCCATGGGGAAAAGCCTGTGAACCCCCGGCAGGTGTTGCCCTTCTTGCTGGCGCCCTCAAGCGGCACAACCTTGCCTGCACGGTCATTGATGCCAATCTTGAGGCCCAGATCGTGTTTGCCCGAGCCAATAATCACCCTTCGGACAGGTGGACCAAAAGAGCCGTTGCCCACCTGGACCGGAATCTGGCGGACATTCGGAATCCGGCCCTGTACAACGCCATAGATCGCTATCGCCAAAGGGTCATGGATCTCAACCGGGTCGTTTCATCCCCCCTTGATTCAAGGTACCGGCTGACCCTTGCCGATTATGGGGATGGTTTGCTGAGCCCCGTAAACAGCCGGGATCTTCTGGCTTCGGCCCAAACCTTTTCCGATAACCCCTTTTTTTCGTATTTCGAGACCCTTATTGCCCCGAGGATTGAATCCATCCGTCCTTTGTTCATCGGAATTTCAGTCTGTTTTTTAAGCCAGGCCCTTACGGCCTTTGCCCTTGCCGGGTGGATACGGTCGCGTTTTCCCGACATCAAGATCATCATGGGAGGCGGACTTGTCACTTCATGGATGAGCAGTCCCCTGTGGAACAACCCCTTTGAAAGCCTGGTTGACCTCATGGTCAAAGGAAACGGGGAACGGGCGCTCCTTGAACTCTTTGGTGTCCAGCCCGACATCAAAGAGCGGTACACCCCTGATTTTGACTTCTGTGACTGGGACGGATACCTTGCGCCGGGCCGCATCCTGCCCCTGAGAACGGCCACGGGCTGTTATTGGAGTAAATGCCGGTTTTGTCCTGAAACGGCTGAAGGGGGACGCTATCGCCCTGAACGAAACCAGGATATTCTGGAGGACCTTACCGCCCTTTGCCGCCGACACCGGCCCGACCATGTTCATTTTGTCGACGATGCCCTCAGTCCCTCGTTTTTGCGGTCCATGGCAGGCCACACCTTTCCCTTTACCTGGTATGGCTTTGTGCGTTTCACCCGGGATCTTACCGATCCTGTGTTCTGTTCGGCCCTTTACCGATCTGGATGCCGCATGCTCAAGCTCGGCCTTGAATCCGGAGATCAGACCGTGCTTGACCGTATGGGTAAGGGCACTGATCTTAAACTGGCTGCCAGGGTGCTTGCAGCCCTCAAACAGGCCAAGATCACCACCTATGTTTACCTGTTGTTCGGCACAAACTTTGAGACGGAATCAGCGGCTGAAAAGACCCTGGACTTTGTCGTTGACCACAGTCGGGAGATCGGTTTTTTAAACACGGCAATTTTCAATCTGCCGCGATTCAGTGAAGATGCGGCCCTTCTTGAGACCGATGATTTCTACGCGGGGGACCTTTCCCTCTACCTGAGCTTTACCCATCCCCTTGGCTGGGATCGCAGAAAGGTGAGACATTTCCTTGAACGGCGATTTAAAAAACATCCTGCCATTGCCCCGATCCTGAGGAGGGACCCTCCGTTTTTTACCTCCAACCACGCCATGTTTATCAGGACCTGA
- the trhA gene encoding PAQR family membrane homeostasis protein TrhA — MFIPREPINAFSHMAGALASVVGLTLLVVVAALNAGVWHIVSFSIFGLALVLMYTASALYHSLHLSPTGLLRLKRLDHIMIFMLIAGTYTPLCLVPLRGPWGWSLFGTVWGMALAGIVLKVFFINIPRWVSTVIYLTMGWLCVVAVYPLVVTLSTGCLFWLGLGGFFYTLGAVIYGVKRPDPWPAILGFHEIWHFFVLAGSICHFWVVFRYLTPM, encoded by the coding sequence ATGTTTATACCCCGCGAACCCATCAATGCTTTTTCCCACATGGCCGGTGCCTTGGCATCCGTTGTCGGACTTACCCTTCTTGTGGTTGTTGCTGCCCTCAATGCCGGGGTGTGGCACATTGTATCATTTTCAATCTTTGGCCTTGCCCTTGTGCTCATGTATACGGCAAGTGCGCTTTACCACAGTCTGCATCTATCCCCCACTGGGCTTTTACGCCTCAAGCGCCTTGACCATATCATGATTTTCATGCTCATTGCAGGCACCTACACCCCCCTTTGCCTTGTTCCCCTGCGGGGACCCTGGGGGTGGAGCCTCTTTGGAACGGTGTGGGGCATGGCCCTTGCTGGAATTGTTCTCAAGGTGTTTTTTATCAACATTCCAAGATGGGTTTCAACGGTCATCTACCTTACCATGGGGTGGCTGTGCGTGGTTGCCGTCTATCCCCTTGTCGTGACCCTTTCCACGGGCTGCCTTTTCTGGCTTGGTCTGGGAGGCTTTTTTTACACCCTCGGGGCCGTGATCTACGGGGTGAAACGACCTGACCCCTGGCCCGCCATCCTGGGATTCCACGAAATCTGGCATTTCTTTGTTCTTGCCGGAAGCATCTGCCACTTCTGGGTGGTGTTTCGATACCTGACCCCCATGTAA